In Brevundimonas sp. SGAir0440, one DNA window encodes the following:
- a CDS encoding general stress protein, with product MDSQPTRPSGVSKRGFASMDPERQREIARKGGASVPSEKRSFSQDRSLAAQAGRKGGEASHGTKKDADAADGQ from the coding sequence ATGGACAGCCAACCCACACGCCCCTCCGGCGTTTCCAAGCGAGGTTTCGCCTCCATGGATCCCGAACGGCAGCGCGAAATCGCGCGCAAGGGGGGCGCCAGCGTCCCCAGCGAAAAACGCAGCTTCTCGCAGGACCGCAGCCTCGCTGCGCAGGCCGGCCGCAAGGGTGGCGAGGCGTCGCACGGAACGAAGAAAGATGCGGACGCAGCCGACGGGCAATAG
- the tig gene encoding trigger factor, with protein MQVVEKSNEGLSRVIAVTIPVAELNEKLEARVKEVAPQVKLKGFRPGKVPVAHVKKTFGREFMGEIINAELNETSQKALDEAKIRPAAPAEMKLTSDMDKVIAGQEDLAYEMSLEIMPDFEPVDPKTLKLERPTYEASDADLDEALTELAGQAKTYEDKKGKTVKAAEGDQLTIDFLGKLDGEPFEGGAAEDADLVIGSGRFIPGFEEQLTGAKVGEEKTIEVTFPENYQAAHLAGKKATFDIKVKAIKAEAESKIDDDFATRIGLESLDKLKELLKSNLDQQYAGAARFKLKRALLDQLDEAHDFPLPPKMVDAEFDGIWQQVEADKAAGRLPEDDAKKSDDELKTEYRKIAERRVRLGLVLAEIGRAHNVQVTDQELNAAILQEARNYPGQEQAVLNFYRQNPNAAAQMRAPIYEEKVVDLIVGVADVTDKPITKEELLKEDEDEG; from the coding sequence ATGCAAGTCGTCGAAAAGTCGAACGAAGGCCTCAGCCGCGTGATCGCGGTCACCATTCCCGTCGCGGAGCTGAACGAAAAGCTCGAAGCCCGCGTCAAGGAAGTCGCCCCGCAGGTGAAGCTGAAGGGCTTCCGTCCGGGCAAGGTGCCGGTCGCCCACGTCAAGAAGACCTTCGGCCGTGAGTTCATGGGCGAGATCATCAACGCCGAGCTGAACGAAACCAGCCAGAAGGCCCTCGACGAAGCCAAGATCCGCCCGGCCGCGCCCGCCGAGATGAAGCTGACCTCCGACATGGACAAGGTCATCGCCGGTCAGGAAGACCTGGCCTACGAAATGTCGCTGGAAATCATGCCGGACTTCGAGCCGGTCGATCCCAAGACCCTGAAGCTGGAACGCCCGACCTATGAAGCGTCGGACGCCGATCTGGACGAGGCCCTGACGGAACTGGCTGGTCAGGCCAAGACCTACGAAGACAAGAAGGGCAAGACCGTCAAGGCCGCCGAGGGCGACCAGCTGACGATCGACTTCCTGGGCAAGCTGGACGGCGAGCCCTTCGAAGGCGGCGCCGCTGAGGACGCGGACCTGGTGATAGGCTCGGGCCGCTTCATCCCCGGTTTCGAAGAGCAACTGACGGGCGCCAAGGTCGGCGAAGAGAAGACCATCGAGGTCACCTTCCCCGAGAACTATCAAGCCGCCCATCTGGCCGGCAAGAAGGCCACCTTCGACATCAAGGTGAAGGCCATCAAGGCGGAAGCCGAATCCAAGATCGACGACGATTTCGCCACCCGCATCGGTCTGGAGTCGCTGGACAAGCTGAAGGAACTGCTGAAGTCCAACCTGGACCAGCAGTACGCCGGCGCCGCCCGTTTCAAGCTGAAGCGCGCTCTGCTGGACCAACTGGATGAGGCCCACGACTTCCCGCTGCCGCCGAAGATGGTGGACGCCGAGTTCGACGGCATCTGGCAGCAGGTCGAGGCCGACAAGGCCGCCGGCCGCCTGCCGGAGGACGACGCCAAGAAGTCCGACGACGAGCTGAAGACCGAATACCGCAAGATCGCCGAGCGCCGCGTGCGCCTGGGTCTGGTGCTGGCCGAAATCGGCCGCGCCCACAACGTCCAGGTCACGGACCAGGAGTTGAACGCCGCCATCCTGCAGGAAGCCCGCAACTATCCGGGCCAGGAACAGGCCGTCCTGAACTTCTACCGCCAGAACCCGAACGCCGCCGCCCAGATGCGCGCGCCGATCTATGAAGAGAAGGTCGTCGACCTGATCGTGGGCGTCGCCGACGTGACCGACAAGCCGATCACGAAGGAAGAGCTGCTGAAGGAAGACGAGGACGAGGGCTAA
- a CDS encoding SemiSWEET family sugar transporter, translating into MSDLIANIVGSAAAICSITSFAPQAIKIWKERDASSVSLKTYSLTVTCFVLWVVYGVMTQAWPVTVANACALVMASGVLVMKWRFRDGDPEK; encoded by the coding sequence ATGAGCGACCTGATCGCCAATATCGTCGGCTCAGCGGCTGCGATCTGCTCGATCACCAGCTTCGCGCCTCAGGCGATAAAGATCTGGAAGGAGCGCGACGCGTCGTCGGTCAGCTTGAAGACCTACTCCCTGACGGTGACCTGCTTCGTGCTGTGGGTCGTCTATGGCGTCATGACGCAGGCCTGGCCTGTCACGGTCGCCAACGCCTGCGCGCTGGTGATGGCGTCGGGCGTACTGGTAATGAAATGGCGGTTCCGCGACGGCGATCCGGAGAAGTGA
- a CDS encoding amidase has protein sequence MAHLSRLPGPHDRQAGRTQGRLSLAAAVALALAGCATGQGAYPTASAVVSAGRANDSAHSVLVWTATSPSRGVSAISGMPILLKDNIETADMPTTAGSLALANNAPGRDAPLVGRLRAAGAVIIGKTNLSEWANIRSSDSISGWSAVGGQTLNPYDPARTPCGSSSGSGAAVALGLTPVAIGTETDGSITCPASVNGVVGFKPTVGLVSRTHIVPISHSQDTAGPMATTVRDAARVLTVIAGTDPADPATVEADARKVDYAAGLDANALRGARIGVMRFLKGYSPQTQAVFEQNLKALRDAGAVLVDLPEGPDGRVIGAAEFKVLLYELKHDLNAYLASTDPQQVRTRTLADVIAFNAAEPRETVLFGQDIFERAQAMGDLTDADYLEARATSLRLAGPEGIDRLMRDNGVIALIAPTTSRAWTNDPKDDDDMQGSASQLAAVAGYPHLTVPMGFDRGMPVGISFLGGKWDDARILSLGYAFEQVTQARRPPPGVRR, from the coding sequence ATGGCGCACCTATCTCGACTTCCTGGACCGCACGATCGGCAAGCGGGCCGAACCCAAGGCCGACTGAGTCTGGCGGCTGCGGTCGCGCTGGCCCTTGCGGGCTGCGCGACCGGGCAGGGCGCTTATCCAACTGCATCCGCCGTGGTCTCGGCGGGGCGGGCAAACGACAGCGCCCATTCGGTGCTGGTCTGGACCGCGACATCACCCAGCCGGGGCGTGTCGGCGATTTCCGGCATGCCGATCCTGCTGAAGGACAATATCGAGACGGCGGACATGCCGACCACAGCCGGGTCGTTGGCGCTGGCGAACAATGCGCCGGGACGGGACGCGCCGCTGGTCGGGCGACTGCGCGCCGCCGGGGCCGTGATCATCGGCAAGACCAACCTGTCGGAGTGGGCCAATATCCGCTCGTCGGACTCGATCAGCGGCTGGAGCGCCGTCGGCGGCCAGACGCTGAATCCCTATGATCCGGCGCGCACACCGTGCGGATCATCGTCCGGCAGCGGGGCGGCGGTGGCGCTGGGGCTGACGCCCGTCGCCATCGGAACGGAGACGGACGGGTCGATCACCTGCCCGGCGTCGGTCAACGGCGTGGTCGGGTTCAAACCGACCGTTGGCCTGGTCTCGCGCACCCACATTGTGCCGATCAGCCATTCGCAGGACACGGCCGGGCCGATGGCGACGACCGTCAGGGATGCGGCCAGGGTGCTGACGGTCATCGCCGGGACCGATCCGGCCGATCCGGCGACGGTCGAGGCCGATGCGCGCAAGGTCGACTACGCCGCCGGGCTGGACGCCAACGCGCTGCGTGGTGCGCGGATCGGGGTGATGCGGTTCCTGAAAGGCTACTCGCCCCAAACCCAGGCGGTGTTCGAGCAGAACCTGAAGGCCCTGCGCGATGCCGGCGCCGTTCTGGTCGACCTGCCCGAGGGCCCGGATGGCCGGGTCATAGGCGCAGCTGAGTTCAAGGTGCTGCTCTATGAGCTGAAGCACGATCTGAACGCCTATCTGGCCTCGACCGACCCGCAGCAGGTCCGCACCCGCACCCTGGCCGACGTCATCGCCTTCAACGCCGCCGAACCGCGCGAGACGGTGCTGTTCGGTCAGGACATCTTCGAGCGCGCCCAGGCGATGGGGGATTTGACCGACGCCGACTATCTGGAGGCGCGCGCGACCTCGCTCAGACTGGCGGGGCCGGAGGGCATCGATCGATTGATGAGGGACAATGGCGTGATCGCCCTGATCGCGCCCACTACGTCGCGCGCCTGGACCAACGATCCCAAGGACGACGACGATATGCAGGGATCGGCCAGCCAGCTGGCCGCCGTCGCCGGTTATCCGCACCTGACCGTGCCGATGGGCTTTGATCGGGGAATGCCGGTGGGAATCAGCTTTCTCGGTGGGAAGTGGGACGACGCGCGCATCCTTTCGCTGGGTTACGCCTTCGAACAGGTGACCCAGGCCAGACGGCCGCCGCCTGGCGTTCGACGCTGA
- a CDS encoding SCP2 sterol-binding domain-containing protein, producing the protein MPDLAQVTEHIRGAVGDNSGLGKTVKLDLGDEGKIFIDGASTPNTVTNEDKPADATVSMKWDDFMALSEGKLDPMMAFMQGKLKIAGDMMIAQKLAPLLKR; encoded by the coding sequence ATGCCCGATCTCGCACAAGTCACCGAACACATCCGCGGCGCCGTCGGCGACAACTCCGGCCTCGGCAAGACCGTGAAGCTCGACCTCGGCGACGAGGGCAAGATCTTCATCGACGGCGCCTCCACGCCGAATACGGTGACGAACGAGGACAAGCCCGCCGACGCCACCGTCTCGATGAAGTGGGATGACTTCATGGCTCTGTCGGAAGGCAAGCTGGACCCGATGATGGCCTTCATGCAGGGCAAGCTGAAGATCGCCGGCGACATGATGATCGCCCAGAAGCTGGCGCCGCTGCTGAAGCGCTGA
- a CDS encoding acyl-CoA dehydrogenase family protein has translation MDFKHSDRALDWHARVRRFLDEQVIPREAEYFAQVREDSNRQPPVMETMKAAAKEAGLWNMFLPGEHGAGLTNLEYAPLAEMMGRHLWSAEVFNCNAPDTGNMEVLHMYGNAEQQARWLKPLMAGEIRSAFLMTEPEVASSDATNIQTRIERDGDHYVINGRKWWSTNMGHPNLAVTIVMGKTDPDAASHAQQSQIIVPADTPGFRVERMLSVFGYDEKPIGHAEVVLENVRVPVENLIAGEGRGFEIAQGRLGPGRIHHCMRTIGAAERALELMVTRLLNRTAFKKQLAEHSVWEQRVAEARTNIEMCRLLVLKAAWMMDQAGAKNARSEIAQIKVAAPKMALQIIDDAIQAFGGAGVSGDTPLAELYAGVRTLRIADGPDEVHNRTIARLEYAKHGGRPMR, from the coding sequence ATGGACTTCAAACATTCCGACCGCGCCCTGGATTGGCACGCCCGCGTCCGTCGCTTCCTGGACGAGCAGGTCATCCCGCGCGAAGCCGAATATTTCGCCCAGGTGCGCGAGGATTCGAACCGTCAGCCGCCGGTCATGGAGACGATGAAGGCGGCCGCGAAAGAAGCCGGGCTGTGGAACATGTTCCTGCCCGGCGAGCACGGAGCGGGTCTGACGAATCTGGAATACGCGCCGCTGGCCGAGATGATGGGACGGCATCTGTGGTCGGCCGAGGTGTTCAACTGCAATGCCCCCGACACCGGCAATATGGAGGTGCTCCATATGTACGGGAACGCCGAGCAGCAGGCGCGCTGGCTGAAACCCCTGATGGCGGGTGAAATCCGTTCGGCCTTCCTGATGACCGAACCTGAGGTCGCCTCATCCGACGCCACCAATATCCAGACCCGGATCGAGCGCGACGGCGACCACTATGTCATCAACGGCCGCAAATGGTGGTCGACCAATATGGGCCATCCGAATCTGGCCGTGACCATCGTCATGGGCAAGACGGATCCGGACGCCGCATCCCACGCCCAGCAGTCGCAGATCATCGTGCCCGCCGACACGCCGGGATTCCGCGTCGAGCGGATGCTGTCGGTGTTCGGCTATGATGAAAAGCCGATCGGCCACGCCGAGGTTGTGCTGGAGAACGTCCGCGTGCCTGTCGAGAACCTGATCGCGGGCGAGGGCAGGGGCTTCGAGATCGCCCAGGGGCGGCTTGGCCCGGGCCGTATTCACCACTGCATGCGCACCATCGGTGCGGCCGAGCGGGCGCTGGAACTGATGGTGACGCGGCTGCTGAACCGGACGGCGTTCAAGAAGCAGTTGGCCGAGCATTCGGTGTGGGAACAACGCGTCGCGGAGGCGCGCACCAACATCGAGATGTGCCGCCTGCTGGTGCTGAAGGCCGCCTGGATGATGGATCAGGCGGGGGCCAAGAACGCCCGCTCCGAGATCGCCCAGATCAAGGTCGCTGCGCCGAAGATGGCCTTGCAGATCATCGACGACGCCATTCAGGCGTTCGGCGGCGCCGGGGTCTCGGGCGACACGCCTTTGGCCGAGCTTTACGCGGGTGTCCGCACTTTGCGCATCGCCGACGGCCCGGACGAGGTCCACAATCGCACCATCGCGCGGTTGGAATACGCCAAACATGGCGGCCGCCCGATGCGCTGA
- the egtB gene encoding ergothioneine biosynthesis protein EgtB has product MNARSEPEPRVASDVARFKAVRARMIALAEGLSAEDMSAQSMADCSPGKWHLAHTSWFFEAMILSSDPEYQPVDPRFQQLFNSYYEALGERVRRDQRGLMTRPSVDEVLAYRREIDRRMIAWLAQGETSGHQRYLFELGLHHDQQHQELFLMDVLNLMSRSPLDPAAYEIEPRAETLQITRGGTVAFDGGLVTIGHDQAGFAFDNEGPPHRVWLEPFALAADLVTNGDWIGFIQDGGYSRSDLWLSDGWATIKAEGWTAPLYWRFEDGDWTVIGLTGRTPVDPAAPVRHISFYEADVYARWAGKRLPSEAEWEHAAASSPDAFSNLAGEVWQWTSSAYAPYPGFQPTPGTAAEYNGKFMANQMVLRGGSFATPPGHDRITYRNFFYPQQRWAFMGLRLAEDRTVARDAAVDDAQTAAFRKDMIEGLSRAQKAVPPKWFYDADGSRLFEDITVLPEYYPTRQEMVLLRDRAAELTADFGPDAVLVEFGSGASEKTRILLDAATDLGAYVPLDISESALMDAAIRVRADYPTLRVQPVLGDFEHLAPLPDDLPSGRRIGFFPGSTIGNLQPDEAEAFLAAARRMLGEGALFILGVDLVKDPAILVAAYDDSQGVTAAFNRNVLIRANTELDADFDVDAFVHRAVWNPDASRMEMHLQAIAPTTARIGDRTFRFMTGETIHTESSRKFTPESIQTMAAAAGWTVVRIDTSPAPSVALAVLRT; this is encoded by the coding sequence ATGAATGCGCGCTCCGAGCCCGAACCGCGGGTTGCGTCAGACGTGGCGCGGTTCAAGGCCGTGCGTGCACGCATGATCGCTCTGGCTGAAGGTTTGTCTGCCGAGGATATGTCAGCCCAGTCGATGGCGGATTGCAGCCCCGGCAAATGGCATCTGGCGCACACCAGCTGGTTTTTCGAGGCGATGATCCTGTCGTCCGATCCTGAATACCAGCCTGTCGATCCGCGTTTTCAGCAGTTGTTCAACTCCTACTATGAGGCCTTGGGCGAGCGGGTCAGGCGTGACCAGCGCGGACTGATGACCCGGCCGTCCGTCGACGAGGTCCTGGCTTATCGACGCGAGATCGACCGCCGCATGATCGCCTGGCTGGCGCAGGGTGAGACCAGCGGCCATCAACGCTATCTGTTCGAGCTGGGTCTGCACCATGACCAGCAGCATCAGGAGCTTTTCCTGATGGATGTGCTGAACCTGATGTCGCGCTCTCCGCTCGACCCCGCCGCCTATGAGATCGAGCCCAGAGCCGAGACGCTCCAGATCACGCGCGGTGGAACGGTGGCGTTCGACGGCGGTCTGGTGACGATCGGCCATGACCAGGCGGGCTTCGCTTTCGACAATGAGGGTCCTCCGCACCGTGTCTGGCTGGAGCCGTTCGCTCTGGCTGCGGATCTGGTGACGAACGGCGACTGGATCGGCTTCATCCAGGATGGCGGCTATTCGCGTTCCGACCTGTGGCTGTCGGACGGCTGGGCGACGATCAAGGCTGAGGGTTGGACTGCGCCGCTTTACTGGCGTTTCGAGGATGGCGATTGGACCGTGATTGGTTTGACCGGGCGTACACCTGTCGATCCTGCCGCGCCGGTTCGCCACATCAGCTTTTACGAGGCTGACGTCTATGCCCGATGGGCCGGCAAGCGCCTGCCGTCCGAGGCGGAATGGGAACATGCCGCCGCCTCTTCGCCTGACGCGTTCTCGAACCTTGCTGGCGAAGTGTGGCAGTGGACGTCCAGCGCGTATGCGCCCTATCCCGGCTTCCAGCCGACGCCGGGCACCGCCGCCGAATACAACGGCAAGTTCATGGCCAATCAGATGGTGTTGCGGGGCGGATCATTCGCCACGCCGCCGGGCCATGACCGCATCACCTATCGCAACTTCTTCTATCCCCAACAGAGGTGGGCCTTCATGGGTTTGAGACTGGCTGAAGACCGGACCGTGGCGCGAGACGCCGCCGTGGACGACGCCCAAACCGCCGCCTTTCGAAAGGATATGATCGAAGGGCTGTCGCGGGCGCAAAAGGCCGTGCCGCCGAAGTGGTTCTATGACGCGGACGGGTCGCGACTGTTCGAAGACATCACCGTGCTGCCCGAATACTATCCGACCCGGCAGGAAATGGTGCTGTTGCGAGATCGCGCAGCGGAGTTGACGGCCGACTTCGGCCCCGACGCGGTGCTGGTCGAATTCGGATCCGGCGCCAGCGAGAAGACGCGGATCTTGTTGGACGCCGCCACCGATCTCGGCGCCTACGTCCCCCTCGACATCAGCGAGAGCGCCTTGATGGACGCCGCCATTCGCGTCCGCGCTGATTATCCGACGCTGCGCGTGCAGCCGGTTCTGGGAGACTTCGAGCATTTGGCGCCGCTGCCCGATGACCTGCCGTCGGGGCGACGGATCGGCTTCTTCCCCGGCTCAACCATCGGCAATCTGCAACCAGACGAGGCCGAAGCATTCCTGGCCGCGGCGCGTCGGATGCTGGGCGAGGGGGCGTTGTTCATTTTGGGCGTCGATCTGGTCAAAGACCCTGCGATCCTGGTCGCCGCCTATGACGACAGTCAGGGCGTGACGGCGGCCTTCAATCGCAATGTTCTGATCCGCGCCAACACCGAGCTGGATGCTGATTTCGATGTGGACGCCTTTGTTCACCGCGCCGTGTGGAACCCGGACGCCTCGCGCATGGAAATGCATCTGCAAGCGATTGCGCCGACGACCGCACGCATCGGAGACCGGACGTTCCGCTTCATGACCGGCGAGACGATCCACACCGAAAGCTCGCGCAAGTTCACGCCTGAATCGATCCAAACCATGGCGGCCGCCGCCGGCTGGACGGTCGTCCGCATCGATACCTCTCCGGCGCCGAGCGTGGCCTTGGCGGTGCTACGCACCTGA
- a CDS encoding MBL fold metallo-hydrolase: MSQPASPIGVFVTPVTPLQQNCTTVWCTATNKAAVIDPGGSVDAVLGEVTRRGLTLDQIWITHGHLDHAGGAAEMQEKTGVQITGPQKADQFWIDRIVESGRMYGLPDARPFTPDRWLEDGDTVSLGETIWEVRHCPGHTPGHVIFFNRAARFAQVGDVLFKGSVGRTDFPMSDPPALIRSVIEKLWPLGDDVTFVPGHGPISTFGEERRTNPFVSDAAMRQAPIQREPLGPA, from the coding sequence ATGAGCCAACCTGCCTCCCCCATCGGCGTTTTCGTCACGCCCGTCACCCCGCTTCAACAGAACTGCACGACCGTCTGGTGCACCGCCACCAACAAGGCCGCGGTCATCGATCCGGGCGGTTCGGTCGATGCGGTGCTGGGCGAGGTCACGCGGCGCGGCCTGACGCTGGATCAGATCTGGATCACCCATGGCCATCTGGATCACGCGGGCGGCGCAGCCGAAATGCAGGAAAAAACCGGCGTCCAGATCACAGGCCCTCAGAAGGCCGACCAGTTCTGGATCGACCGAATCGTGGAGAGCGGCCGGATGTACGGCCTGCCCGACGCCCGCCCCTTCACGCCCGACCGCTGGCTGGAGGATGGCGATACGGTATCGTTGGGGGAAACGATCTGGGAGGTGCGTCACTGCCCCGGCCATACGCCCGGGCACGTCATCTTCTTCAATCGCGCGGCGCGATTCGCTCAGGTCGGCGACGTTCTGTTCAAGGGTTCGGTCGGCCGCACCGACTTCCCGATGAGCGACCCGCCGGCCCTGATCCGCTCGGTGATCGAAAAGCTCTGGCCGCTGGGCGACGACGTCACCTTTGTGCCGGGCCACGGGCCGATCTCAACCTTTGGCGAAGAGCGACGGACCAATCCGTTCGTGTCTGACGCCGCAATGCGACAGGCCCCGATCCAGCGTGAGCCGTTGGGGCCTGCCTGA